TGCTGGGACCCTCCTGCTTTGGTTCTCTGGAGTCTTTTCTCctgaaacaaacacaaagaaaccaacaaacaaaaaatcacaaaaatgaaaagacatggacTAAGCATCTAAGTCTTGTATTCTTTAGGGCATGTTGATTCTTTGTCCATTAGCTTTGGTAAAAACCATATCTCTGTCCCCAAGGGACTGAGTGAACCTTGTGAAGTAAAAGATGAAGCTCCCAGATTAGGATCTGGGAAGGCAGCTTGGATACCTTCTAGTTGTCATCCTTGGACACCTGGTGCAAGCTTGTCCAGCCCATGGCCCACAGGTTGcttgtggcccaggatggcttcgaacgtggcccaacacaaatttgtaaactttcttaaaacattatgagatatttttgtgattttttttttaactcatcagATATTATTAGTGTTAgcgtattttatgtgtggcccaagacaattcttatTCCATtgtagcccagggaagccaaaagattggctATCCCTGCATCTGCAGACTCTCCCACAGATTCTTCAGTGGCCTAGTAGTCAGGCCTGTAAGCACCGGCAGTCTCAGACAGCTTACAGACACCCATTGGCTTGCGGGTTCCCCAGGGATGAAAATCTGGTGTTTGGATCTCTGCATGTTTGTACAATACCTTCAAGAGTGTGCATATCACACTagggcagggagggaagaggagaccTAATTTTGGCTTCTTCACTACGAACCTTTGACAAGCTGGGCAGAGCTGGTCTGTGTGATCTGGAGAGCCTCAGGGGATGTCTGAGGTCACTGTGGGAAGGCATGAGGCTGTACCCAGACCTAAGGCACTGATTACATGGGAAAATCCTCAGTCTACGCCTTTTGGGAGGACAGTGGCCCTAAATGGTATCTTGCCTTCCTCAGCACAGACCTATAGCACCCAGATCCTCTGAGGGGCAACTGGGCTGTTTACTCACTCATTTTTCTCATCCTGGATGGTGTCAGACAGAGGCTTGTTCCTGGTttcaggaaggaggaggaaagcaaAGCCGGAGATGAAGGGGAAGACTCCATAGATGATCCAGGGCAGGGGTGGAGAATATACACTTACGATGATCATGAGGAGAGCCAGGGCTCCTGCAATATTAGCAAAGGTTGCATTGATTCCCATAGCTCTTGCCCTTTGAGTGGAAACAGCAATACAAGAATATCTGTTAAAAATCCACACAGGCAATTTGTGATTTATCATTTTGCTCTCATTATGGGGAAACATTTAGACACACAGAGGTGACGAAATACTCCTGTGTTtgaaattttcacttttatttgctGGCAATTAATTTTTCAGGTCACAAGTGCATTAGATGCATTTTCATCATCTAGGAAATACTGCTATCCTTTAGCACCAACCTCTTAGGTGACTCAGAAGGTTATGTGGGATGCTATAATACATCAAAGGACTTAACACAGTGGCGAAAAGTCAGCTTGAGATAAAGTTGGTCTATAATTATTTGTGTTTATGACtgttacaatttattttcttaactaaCCAGTCTTAGATTTCTTCCCGCAAAAAGTGTCAATTATCTGAGAAAGGTCCATTTTGAGCCTAACAGAGCATACATAAGGTTTCGTACCTGATTACGGTGGGAATTACTTCATTTCCATGGGCAAAAGCAAGGGTATTGGCAAGGGAAGACGCTCCTAAGCCCAGCGTTGCCAAAACCTCACGCAGCGTCTGCATTTCTGGAGAAAGGAAGAACACAAGGCCTTAGGAAATTTCAGCTGAAGGAATCAGCATCCCCCAGGCTAGAAGTGAAAAGGACTGTATTGGAGGTGTTCGCAAGGTTAAAACGTACTGTCAGGAAACTGCACAGGGGCAAAGAATGTGCAGTGGCTGATAGCTGAGAAACGTGATTTATCTTCACCTTGTGGCTTAAACAGCGAATAAAAAGGATCTGAGCTATTACTTCACTTCTCACTATGTATCAGAGATACGCCATAGCAAGAGAGAGGCATGTAAGTTGAGCTGaatgctttttcatttattcCGTCCAGGGACTCCTCTGCCTAGCTGGTAGAACTGTCATGTGTGCAGTACTTGGGAGTGTAAGACCCATCCGTGTTCTCCTGGCCTTTAAAACCTAGGTACATACACAGTATTGACATGGGGCTAGGGTTGCAGAAGAGAGTCATAAAAGATCAAGAGTTCTATGTTAGGAGAGAAGCTAGAGAGTATCAGTGTTTTAAGGATCAGGAATAAGGACCTCgaaaagaggaagaaagtcaGACTTTAGAAAGCATTGAAGGGAAGTTTCAGAGCCTTGTTTCTATCCAGCTGAAGAAATCCCGTAATAGCCTCATGACACTGGAGGGTTCTGTTGCTTTGTAGCACACTCGGATCATTGCTGGCATTCAAGAAGGGGAGTGGAGCACACCAATCTGGGATCCTGTTACATACATTACTACACTAAGAGTTAGGTGAAGACTGGTGGCCACCTGGGTTCCCTTACTTATTACATATGATcagttaatttcttaaaatagaatCTACAAGAGGCTATTAACTGacaatttcttcatttctacTGTACAGTTCTTTACATAAAGATGGGGCACTTTTGTTCCCTTGAAGTCAAGATGACTCCCCTAAACCAGGATTGTAGTTAAGGTGACCTAATACAAGGCCCACAGGTAGATACATGGGAATTGGGATACTTTGTCACTGAAGCTGTAGTAATAAGAAAGAGCCCGGACAGAGGAAGTAGTAGTATTATGTCCTCATGTTGGGAAACAATGACAAGGCCTATACCTCAATACTCATTTAAATAAGTTTGATCGGCCAAAGAGTAAGTAAGTGATTGCTGTTGTAGAGAAACCGTCAGAAATAAATGGCTTCAGTTTCTTAGTATTTCTTGAATATGATGAGGACAACCATATAATAGAGCCAACCTTTACTCATCTGTGACTCGTTTTCCAGCAACTTGTGGCAGAATCTGTCCCAAATCCCCAGATTATTGTCAGGAAATCCTGAGAACCCAAATCTCCCTTTCCTTCTGGCTTCAGATAGGTGTGACCAGTACAATCCCTGAGAAGAGAGGGaaaggcattttctttcttccacctGTGATCTTTTCTCACCTTGTGGCACAAGTATGATGGCCAGAAGGCAGATTGCCAGGAGGAACATGAGAAGCATCTGGCTTGCTCGACGGTTCATGTATTTCAGTGCCCAAGGTGCAACGCAATTGGCCAAGAGGATGACTGCACCAAAGAGCGTCTGCAACAGGGAAACATTATTCCCCAGATGCTGGACGTTGAGATTAAGGCCAAAATAGGCCATGAAGTTTGCAAATCTGTGGTGATTAAAAAGGAAAGGCACATATTATAATCCGTGCAGCCTACATCCTACAAATGAGAATAATATTGGCCCAGGCAGCTAGGGATTGTTAAAGTATAAAGGCTGGGTCTATTGCGTGGAATATTTTCTtgcaatgtgatttttaaaaatctattaagtGACAATGATAACATTATGGAACTCTTTGTGAAGAAGTTATTAATACTAGACAAGAGGCTGGAAGTTAGACGCTTAAATATGTTCAGAAAGGGTTACAGACTGCGTCTTATGAAGCATGATAATTTCTGAGGAGTTGTCAAAGGTAGCTTCTATTTGATAAAAATGAGACAAAAGTCTTATACTACCTACAAAGATGATGACTAAAGGTGTGGGAAAAGAAGAGAGTTCCATTTGAAAACGCTGCCACCTTCCTCCGCAAAAGCACACCACGTCTCAAACTCATATTGCAACCACCAAGTTCTGTCTCTCAAAGCTAAAATAAGTGTCAAAGAGAACTGAAGATACCACAATATGTTGAGTTTTAAATTACCATAAAATGATGGTAAGATGATGATGGTCATAATTGTCATTAATTTTTTGGAAGACAGCAAGTGTTTTATGGATGATTAAACTATAGGGcctgggatttatttatttattataactaATTGCTTTTATTAGTATTCTAAAGCCAATTTGCTCACATGACAACAAAAACCACTGCAAGACAATTCACTATCCTGAGGgccataaaattaaaagtaaaaatttacagATATTAGTCAAACTCCCAGTGAGTACCTCAGGAGCTGAAATGTCCATTTACCTCCATTACAATCAGAAATGTCACTAAAATGTACAACTTATTGAGTGACAGATTGTATATCCACAGCATTCACTGTGTAGGTGGTCCTGTGTAGTAAATCCAGAATGGAACAAGGAAACctatttttatattacttatgTTTAATGGCATATAACCTCGTGATGGTTTTATTAGCATAGAAAGGagtcaataatttttattatgtattcagTATACATATGTATCTTATCGGAGGGAATTCTTATGATTTTATGTTGTCTCATCATTCATTTTGATTACAAGTTTAACTTTCTCACACCACAGCAGGGCTTAGTCACCCTTGACACAGTTTCTAGTCCTTACACCACTTCCAAATGGCTCAAGCCAGACGCCAGAGATAACTTAGAGGCATCTCTCCTGGCTAGCTGACTGGGTTCCCTGCTTTCCTGTTGCTTCCTTTGAATGAACTATTCAGGCATTTGCCTGCAAACTTTAAGTGACCCACACCTGATTTCCTTACATAAACTGCTAGTTGCCAtgtattccttttattattactattattgttattatttcaatagcttttggggaacaggtggtgtttggttacacggataagttctttagtggtgatttctgagattttggtctCTCTGCCAGTTTCTTCATTTCCACCTCATCTGACCCGGGGACAGAACACTGCCCTCCCAATTCATTATTCTCTCCTTTCCCAGGATCTGCAATTACACGGCtttgaatttgtttcctcttgCGGTGGTGTACTGAATTTACGCTTTCTGTCTGAAAAATTAGGGGCTGTTTCAGGCTGGGTTTTCCCTAGGACTGCAGTGAGAACACAGTGTCAGGCAACCAGAGCCAGAGCAGTGGTCAGGCAGACATAAACTGGACATGGGTCAGATAAGAGCCCCAAGGGCATCTGCCAGTATAAACAAGTTTCCTGTGTGAAGGTTCCCCTCGTCACGGGTCTAACAACTAGGCATCAGGCCATCCACTGAAGGAAAAGTGTTGTGTGAACACTGTAAACCCCTACATCCAGCTcccattcctttcctttttaggGCAGGGTTTTTAACCACTCTGGTACTGAAATCTGAATTTAGCTGGGGGCTCTCAaaacacttatttatttttaaaatattgtgataaATATGCGTAACATGAGATTTACCTACTTAACACATTTTTAGGTATAGTCCAGTATTAACTGTAAGCATAATGTTGAACAGCAGATTTCCGAGACATTTGCATCTTGCATAACTGATACTTTATGCCCTTAAATGACAACTCCCTATTCCCCTCTGCCGCCGTCCGAgaaaaccaccattctactttctgcttctatgcgTTGACTTTTTtagatatctcatataagtgaaatcagtGTTTGTTCTTCTGTGCTAGCCCAAGGTTCATAGCCGTTGGGTatgacctttttctttctttttgaggctaatattccattatatgtatataacatagtttgcttattcattcatatGTAAATAATAGttaagttgcttccatattttggcaattgtgaataatgctgcaatgaacatatgggagtgcaaatatctcttccaaatactgatttcaattctttttttgaaGAATTGAGATCCCATAAGTGAGAATAccgaatcatatggtagttctaacCTCCATAGTGTCATGGTGGGCGTAGCATTTTATATGGCCACGaacagtatacaagggttccaatttccccacatcctttGAACACTtcttatttcttgtttatttatttatttttgataatgaTAATCCTAATAGGTATAAgatactatttcattttttacgTGTTTAATCCTCCATAAAACACTTcatattttatatccttttcttatctttttatctctttctcttccctaatTGCTCTTGTTAGGATTTCAAGTACCatactgaatagaagtggtgagagtagaatccttatcttgttcttgatcttaaaggaagagttttcagttttttattgttgagtataATATTAGTACTAGACTTTTCATATTAGTCATTTATCAGTGAGCTTTATACGTTCCTATGTTCTCATGCTGCTCTTTAGtcccattttttaaagttcaaggTTTCCCTTTGGAAATAATAATGGAGGTAGGGTGCTGACAGACTCACTCAACTTTTGTTTGTGTGGGAAAGTATTTCTTTTCGTTATTGAGGGATGGTGTgcaacatacattaatttttgttagcattttattttttcatctctctGGACATATCATCCCACTCTCTGTTGGCCTACAAGGTTTCTGCAGAAACCTGCCATCCCCCAATTGTCTAATGGAGGACGTTCTCTTAGTATGCAACAAGTTACTttatcttgctgctttcaaaattctctattttctttgataatgtaattagaaaatgtattaatatggaattcttttttacttttatatatttatttggtttATAGTCTTCTGACTATATTAATTTCACTTAATAGTCTGAAATTCTTAGAATCTGTCCATTTATCCAATTGTCAATTATAAGTCATTGACTTTTTATAACAATCTTTTGTATTGATATATTTTGGAAAgtgtttttcttctccttaaaTCTTCCTTCAGGGAAGCTGAAACATAGGTTGATGAGCGTGTACATGTGTGAACTTCAAAAAATGGTGAAATGTGAGCAAACATACAAATAGTCTAAAAATGTTAGTGTTTATGGGAATTTTAGTGTACTTAACTTCCAAAATAATTACATATTGAGTGAAG
This portion of the Macaca mulatta isolate MMU2019108-1 chromosome 14, T2T-MMU8v2.0, whole genome shotgun sequence genome encodes:
- the SLC22A9 gene encoding organic anion transporter 7; this translates as MAYFGLNLNVQHLGNNVSLLQTLFGAVILLANCVAPWALKYMNRRASQMLLMFLLAICLLAIILVPQEMQTLREVLATLGLGASSLANTLAFAHGNEVIPTVIRARAMGINATFANIAGALALLMIIVSVYSPPLPWIIYGVFPFISGFAFLLLPETRNKPLSDTIQDEKNERKDSREPKQEGPSMEVTQF